A stretch of the Capsicum annuum cultivar UCD-10X-F1 chromosome 8, UCD10Xv1.1, whole genome shotgun sequence genome encodes the following:
- the LOC107845543 gene encoding uncharacterized protein LOC107845543 isoform X2 has protein sequence MQKSNFNLALPKKSINNSSRQQLIDSLTSHISLYNSKIPFSNPNPNPRLSIIKWFTSLSVAQRQAHLTIVHSNFVKIVVQMLGKIESNGRGFFFILPDLPLEGSNLPSILFRKADGLLARVAEGNEWERKVRNSVRIFGSKEGENGFSGLLDFVDCLSVSEEFVGNVDDFVRVMDGVSDGRFLRGEESGLSEEWVELGWLKAKGYYSIEAFLVNRLEVALRLAWLNHNNGKKRGVKLKDKVNSVGVGANAFWRKKGCVDWWGKLDEATKVNILLLGLGKAVKSLIADTLKGTRGVSVDKAWLCSSTREQPMRGNTILSDRRNFVNLRVSDARVVKQSTCHASVFGESCSFNELLDCLFMLKDISTMLLACPHSVCESPDSEKLFFSSLESVNTLSDCILRKLRGLLMIISLDCTKYELLEDENFNSLPKQNKEILGASNRKKKGKNRKVKKSNPLPKPTTGSLRLVKSTEDKGDTFMCGDNVHSSSSTGLVDRFQCANAQSSLPSGSVDREQQKDLDKESLTSLIDMGHGEGPDSQTVRSASRKKRKERNKIKNPSLITSGEDGKYQKRNSQKSFISVNSRDGDPRSDCVAVVNSVGQSGSKDSCIDNEKRELEMSIPSRSGVDCGSAGSFEGCRNPHLINHLPTEGVMGNGTVAVAIETTNRDDDSGVSSVMPVIESQLSHSNCKEFKKLNNKSGFLEQQTKVSDPNKKFSSLKEQGTVDVYDTGSMPSPSYVSYEWPSVAPIHLSCGDSHLPRATDRLHLDVSHNWKSHFRHSFLRNVRHVRNSSIETGCPGIISGPLSMSLDWPPMVRSINRLAAPSVTCNYDAGFISRRTSFKQDIAAQSMHCNAASTEDERVYSGDLMDVSDLSNSHELGEDHDYHWMSEEELEVHAVSGVDYNQYFGGGVMYWNPSDYLGTNFSRPPSLSSDDSSWAWREADMNRAVDDMVAFSSSYSTNGLTSPSGASFCSPFDPLGSGHQALGYVIPGSEITSKVLQSASAADLVTVENASGSLSNLSAEGEAKSVDSLPYPILRPIVIPNMSRERSRSDFKRSHDHKSPCVPPSRREQPRIKRPPSPVVLCVPRAPHPPPPSPVGDSRRHRGFPTVRSGSSSPRQWGVKGWFHDGINFEEACIRMDGSEVVWPAWRSKSLSAHQLTQPLPGALLQDRLIAISQLTRDQEHPDVAFPLQPPEALNSTAKKACLAMIHSLLHDEIESFCKQVASENLIRKPYINWAVKRVARSLQVLWPRSRTNIFGSNATGLSLPSSDVDLVVCLPPVRNLEPIKEAGILEGRNGIKETCLQHAARYLANQEWVKNDSLKIVENTAIPIIMLVVEVPQDLISSSLSNLQMPKSEPTQLTVEEGNTFQADSTCSDSSSSPQWSKANECAKDVKAVRLDISFKSPSHTGLQTTELVKELTEQFSAATPLALVLKQFLADRSLDQSYSGGLSSYCLVLLITRFLQHEHHHSRPIDQNLGSLLMDFFYFFGNVFDPRQIRVSIQGSGLYINRERGCRCGKCIDPICIDDPLYPTNNVGRNCFRIHQCIKAFADAYSTLENEIPSLPSNDESNAVPQVKLLPRIVPSIGVSEVS, from the exons AtgcaaaaatcaaactttaatttAGCTTTACCCAAAAAATCAATCAACAACAGTTCAAGACAGCAGCTTATTGATTCCCTTACATCTCACATTTCTCTTTACAATtcaaaaatcccattttctaacCCTAACCCTAACCCTAGATTGTCAATTATCAAATGGTTCACTTCGCTTTCGGTTGCTCAACGTCAAGCTCATTTAACAATTGTTCATTCAAATTTCGTCAAAATTGTTGTACAAATGCTTGGGAAAATCGAATCGAACGGTCGgggttttttctttattttgccgGATTTGCCGTTGGAGGGTTCTAATCTTCCGAGTATTTTGTTCAGGAAGGCGGATGGGTTGTTAGCTAGGGTAGCGGAGGGGAATGAGTGGGAAAGGAAAGTGAGGAACTCGGTGAGGATTTTCGGGTCGAAAGAAGGGGAAAATGGGTTTTCGGGTTTGTTGGATTTTGTTGATTGTTTGAGTGTCAGTGAGGAATTTGTTGGAAATGTGGATGATTTTGTGAGGGTAATGGATGGTGTTTCGGATGGGAGGTTTTTGAGGGGGGAAGAAAGTGGGTTGAGTGAAGAATGGGTGGAATTGGGGTGGTTGAAAGCCAAGGGGTATTATAGTATCGAGGCGTTTTTGGTGAATAGGTTGGAGGTGGCGTTAAGATTGGCGTGGTTGAATCATAATAATGGGAAGAAGAGAGGtgtgaagttgaaagataaggTGAATTCTGTAGGTGTAGGAGCTAATGCATTTTGGAGGAAGAAAGGGTGTGTTGATTGGTGGGGAAAGTTAGATGAAGCAACAAAGGTCAATATTCTTCTTCTTGGCTTGGGGAAGGCGGTGAAATCACTG ATTGCTGATACTTTGAAGGGGACAAGAGGTGTTTCAGTAGATAAAGCTTGGTTATGCAGTTCAACGCGAGAACAACCTATGAGGGGTAACACTATTTTGTCTGATCGAAGGAACTTTGTGAATCTCAGAGTATCAGATGCAAGAGTTGTAAAACAGAGCACTTGTCATGCATCAGTGTTTGGCGAATCATGTTCATTCAACGAGTTACTTGATTGTTTGTTTATGCTTAAGGATATCTCCACTATGCTGTTGGCATGTCCACATTCTGTTTGCGAGTCTCCTGATagtgaaaaactattttttagttCATTAGAATCTGTTAATACTCTTTCTGATTGTATATTAAGAAAGTTACGGGGGTTACTCATGATTATTTCTCTTGACTGTACAAAGTATGAGCTACTAGAGGACGAAAACTTCAATTCCTTACCAAAGCAAAACAAAGAGATACTTGGTGCTTCTAACcgtaagaaaaaaggaaaaaaccgTAAAGTGAAGAAATCAAATCCTTTGCCAAAGCCTACAACCGGCAGTTTAAGGCTTGTTAAAAGTACTGAG GATAAGGGAGACACATTCATGTGTGGTGATAATGTACACAGTAGTTCGTCTACTGGATTAGTTGATAGATTTCAGTGTGCTAATGCACAAAGTAGTTTGCCTAGTGGATCGGTTGACAGAGAACAACAGAAGGATCTTGATAAAGAGAGTCTCACATCTTTGATTGATATG GGACATGGTGAAGGACCAGATAGTCAAACTGTTAGAAGTGCTTCAaggaagaaaaggaaagaaagaaacaagattaAAAACCCAAGTTTGATAACTTCTGGGGAAGATGGTAAATATCAGAAAAGAAATTCTCAGAAGTCCTTTATTTCTGTCAACTCCCGAGATGGGGATCCAAGGTCTGATTGTGTCGCTGTAGTAAACTCAGTTGGTCAAAGTGGATCAAAAGATTCTTGTATTGACAATGAGAAACGTGAATTGGAAATGAGCATTCCGAGTCGAAGCGGTGTGGATTGTGGCTCTGCTGGTTCTTTTGAAGGTTGCAGGAATCCCCATTTGATAAACCATTTGCCCACAGAGGGGGTAATGGGAAATGGAACGGTAGCTGTTGCAATAGAAACTACCAATAGGGATGACGATTCTGGTGTATCTTCTGTAATGCCTGTGATTGAATCTCAACTCTCCCACTCAAACTGCAAGGAGTTTAAAAAATTGAACAACAAATCAGGTTTTCTTGAGCAACAAACCAAAGTTAGTGATCCCAACAAAAAATTTAGCTCCTTAAAGGAGCAAGGAACTGTTGATGTTTATGATACAGGGTCGATGCCTTCTCCATCTTATGTTTCGTATGAGTGGCCCAGTGTAGCTCCTATTCATCTTTCATGCGGTGATTCACATCTCCCACGGGCTACTGATAGATTGCACCTTGATGTCAGTCACAACTGGAAAAGTCATTTTCGTCATTCTTTTCTACGCAATGTACGTCATGTAAGAAATTCTTCAATTGAAACAGGATGCCCTGGAATCATATCTGGACCTTTGTCAATGAGTTTAGATTGGCCCCCAATGGTGCGCAGTATCAATAGACTTGCTGCTCCATCAGTAACATGCAATTATGATGCTGGATTTATCTCTAGGAGAACTTCTTTCAAGCAGGATATAGCAGCCCAAAGCATGCACTGCAATGCGGCGAGTACTGAGGATGAAAGGGTGTATTCTGGTGACTTAATGGACGTCTCCGATCTTTCAAATTCACATGAATTGGGTGAAGACCATGATTATCACTGGATGTCTGAAGAAGAGTTAGAGGTACATGCTGTTTCTGGGGTGGACTATAATCAGTACTTTGGAGGTGGTGTTATGTATTGGAATCCTTCTGATTATCTCGGTACTAATTTTTCACGTCCTCCCTCTCTTAGCTCAGATGATAGTTCATGGGCATGGAGGGAAGCAGACATGAATAGGGCAGTTGATGATATGGTTGCCTTCTCATCTTCCTACAGTACAAATGGTTTGACTTCTCCATCTGGTGCTTCCTTTTGCTCCCCATTCGATCCTTTAGGTTCAGGTCATCAGGCTCTTGGTTATGTTATACCAGGAAGTGAGATTACCAGCAAGGTTCTGCAGTCAGCATCGGCAGCAGATCTAGTGACAGTAGAGAATGCTTCAGGATCCTTGTCCAATTTGTCTGCTGAAGGTGAAGCAAAGTCTGTGGATTCACTTCCGTACCCCATTCTACGACCCATTGTCATTCCCAATATGTCCAGGGAGAGATCCAGATCAGATTTTAAGCGCAGTCATGATCATAAAAGTCCTTGTGTCCCTCCCAGTAGGCGGGAGCAACCTAGGATCAAGAGGCCTCCATCACCTGTTGTCCTCTGTGTTCCACGTGCTCCTCATCCACCACCTCCTTCTCCAGTTGGTGATTCTAGAAGGCACAGAGGTTTTCCAACAGTTCGGTCTGGTAGCTCCAGCCCCCGGCAGTGGGGTGTCAAAGGTTGGTTCCATGATGGAATCAATTTTGAAGAAGCATGTATACGTATGGATGGTAGTGAAGTAGTTTGGCCTGCTTGGAGGAGTAAAAGTCTCTCAGCCCATCAGTTAACACAACCTCTACCTGGAGCTTTGCTCCAGGATCGCCTCATCGCAATTTCACAGTTAACCCGCGATCAAGAACAT cCAGATGTTGCGTTCCCACTTCAACCTCCCGAAGCGCTGAACTCTACTGCAAAGAAGGCCTGTCTCGCAATGATCCATAGTCTCCTTCACGACGAAATAGAGAGCTTCTGCAAACAG GTTGCCTCTGAGAATCTGATCAGGAAGCCTTACATTAATTGGGCTGTAAAGCGTGTTGCACGTTCTCTACAAGTATTATGGCCTAGATCTCGTACAAACATTTTTGGTTCAAATGCTACTGGGTTGTCACTCCCATCGAGTGATGTGGACCTTGTGGTTTGTCTTCCTCCTGTGAGGAATCTG GAACCAATTAAAGAAGCTGGGATCTTAGAGGGGCGAAATGGGATCAAAGAAACTTGCCTTCAG CATGCAGCTAGATATCTGGCTAACCAGGAGTGGGTAAAAAATGATTCTCTGAAGATCGTGGAAAATACTGCT ATCCCGATTATAATGCTTGTGGTGGAAGTTCCACAAGACCTCATTTCTTCGTCTCTATCAAACTTACAAATGCCAAAATCTGAACCAACTCAGTTGACTGTTGAAGAAGGCAATACTTTTCAGGCTGATTCGACTTGTTCGGATTCCTCATCTTCGCCGCAGTGGTCTAAGGCGAATGAATGTGCGAAGGATGTCAAAGCCGTTCGACTTGATATTAGTTTTAAATCACCTTCACATACAGGATTACAGACCACAGAGCTG GTAAAAGAGCTCACAGAACAGTTTTCTGCTGCCACACCTCTTGCTTTGGTGCTAAAACAGTTCCTAGCAGATCGCAGTCTTGACCAGTCATATTCAGGCGGTTTGAGTTCATATTGTCTA GTACTATTGATCACACGGTTTTTGCAGCATGAACATCATCACAGTCGACCAATTGACCAA AACTTGGGGAGCCTCCTGATGGATTTTTTCTACTTCTTTGG GAATGTGTTTGATCCTCGTCAAATACGTGTCTCAATACAGGGAAGCGGCTTATACATAAATAGAGAACGAGGGTGCAGGTGTGGCAAATG CATTGATCCAATTTGCATTGATGATCCTCTGTACCCAACCAATAATGTGGGGCGGAACTGCTTTCGCATACACCAATGCATTAAG GCATTTGCAGATGCTTATTCTACGCTGGAAAATGAGATACCTTCTCTTCCTAGCAACGATGAATCTAATGCGGTACCTCAAGTTAAGCTGCTCCCAAGAATTGTTCCAAGCATTGGGGTGTCTGAGGTGTCTTAG
- the LOC107845543 gene encoding uncharacterized protein LOC107845543 isoform X6 encodes MQKSNFNLALPKKSINNSSRQQLIDSLTSHISLYNSKIPFSNPNPNPRLSIIKWFTSLSVAQRQAHLTIVHSNFVKIVVQMLGKIESNGRGFFFILPDLPLEGSNLPSILFRKADGLLARVAEGNEWERKVRNSVRIFGSKEGENGFSGLLDFVDCLSVSEEFVGNVDDFVRVMDGVSDGRFLRGEESGLSEEWVELGWLKAKGYYSIEAFLVNRLEVALRLAWLNHNNGKKRGVKLKDKVNSVGVGANAFWRKKGCVDWWGKLDEATKVNILLLGLGKAVKSLIADTLKGTRGVSVDKAWLCSSTREQPMRGNTILSDRRNFVNLRVSDARVVKQSTCHASVFGESCSFNELLDCLFMLKDISTMLLACPHSVCESPDSEKLFFSSLESVNTLSDCILRKLRGLLMIISLDCTKYELLEDENFNSLPKQNKEILGASNRKKKGKNRKVKKSNPLPKPTTGSLRLVKSTEDKGDTFMCGDNVHSSSSTGLVDRFQCANAQSSLPSGSVDREQQKDLDKESLTSLIDMVGHGEGPDSQTVRSASRKKRKERNKIKNPSLITSGEDGKYQKRNSQKSFISVNSRDGDPRSDCVAVVNSVGQSGSKDSCIDNEKRELEMSIPSRSGVDCGSAGSFEGCRNPHLINHLPTEGVMGNGTVAVAIETTNRDDDSGVSSVMPVIESQLSHSNCKEFKKLNNKSGFLEQQTKVSDPNKKFSSLKEQGTVDVYDTGSMPSPSYVSYEWPSVAPIHLSCGDSHLPRATDRLHLDVSHNWKSHFRHSFLRNVRHVRNSSIETGCPGIISGPLSMSLDWPPMVRSINRLAAPSVTCNYDAGFISRRTSFKQDIAAQSMHCNAASTEDERVYSGDLMDVSDLSNSHELGEDHDYHWMSEEELEVHAVSGVDYNQYFGGGVMYWNPSDYLGTNFSRPPSLSSDDSSWAWREADMNRAVDDMVAFSSSYSTNGSEITSKVLQSASAADLVTVENASGSLSNLSAEGEAKSVDSLPYPILRPIVIPNMSRERSRSDFKRSHDHKSPCVPPSRREQPRIKRPPSPVVLCVPRAPHPPPPSPVGDSRRHRGFPTVRSGSSSPRQWGVKGWFHDGINFEEACIRMDGSEVVWPAWRSKSLSAHQLTQPLPGALLQDRLIAISQLTRDQEHPDVAFPLQPPEALNSTAKKACLAMIHSLLHDEIESFCKQVASENLIRKPYINWAVKRVARSLQVLWPRSRTNIFGSNATGLSLPSSDVDLVVCLPPVRNLEPIKEAGILEGRNGIKETCLQHAARYLANQEWVKNDSLKIVENTAIPIIMLVVEVPQDLISSSLSNLQMPKSEPTQLTVEEGNTFQADSTCSDSSSSPQWSKANECAKDVKAVRLDISFKSPSHTGLQTTELVKELTEQFSAATPLALVLKQFLADRSLDQSYSGGLSSYCLVLLITRFLQHEHHHSRPIDQNLGSLLMDFFYFFGNVFDPRQIRVSIQGSGLYINRERGCRCGKCIDPICIDDPLYPTNNVGRNCFRIHQCIKAFADAYSTLENEIPSLPSNDESNAVPQVKLLPRIVPSIGVSEVS; translated from the exons AtgcaaaaatcaaactttaatttAGCTTTACCCAAAAAATCAATCAACAACAGTTCAAGACAGCAGCTTATTGATTCCCTTACATCTCACATTTCTCTTTACAATtcaaaaatcccattttctaacCCTAACCCTAACCCTAGATTGTCAATTATCAAATGGTTCACTTCGCTTTCGGTTGCTCAACGTCAAGCTCATTTAACAATTGTTCATTCAAATTTCGTCAAAATTGTTGTACAAATGCTTGGGAAAATCGAATCGAACGGTCGgggttttttctttattttgccgGATTTGCCGTTGGAGGGTTCTAATCTTCCGAGTATTTTGTTCAGGAAGGCGGATGGGTTGTTAGCTAGGGTAGCGGAGGGGAATGAGTGGGAAAGGAAAGTGAGGAACTCGGTGAGGATTTTCGGGTCGAAAGAAGGGGAAAATGGGTTTTCGGGTTTGTTGGATTTTGTTGATTGTTTGAGTGTCAGTGAGGAATTTGTTGGAAATGTGGATGATTTTGTGAGGGTAATGGATGGTGTTTCGGATGGGAGGTTTTTGAGGGGGGAAGAAAGTGGGTTGAGTGAAGAATGGGTGGAATTGGGGTGGTTGAAAGCCAAGGGGTATTATAGTATCGAGGCGTTTTTGGTGAATAGGTTGGAGGTGGCGTTAAGATTGGCGTGGTTGAATCATAATAATGGGAAGAAGAGAGGtgtgaagttgaaagataaggTGAATTCTGTAGGTGTAGGAGCTAATGCATTTTGGAGGAAGAAAGGGTGTGTTGATTGGTGGGGAAAGTTAGATGAAGCAACAAAGGTCAATATTCTTCTTCTTGGCTTGGGGAAGGCGGTGAAATCACTG ATTGCTGATACTTTGAAGGGGACAAGAGGTGTTTCAGTAGATAAAGCTTGGTTATGCAGTTCAACGCGAGAACAACCTATGAGGGGTAACACTATTTTGTCTGATCGAAGGAACTTTGTGAATCTCAGAGTATCAGATGCAAGAGTTGTAAAACAGAGCACTTGTCATGCATCAGTGTTTGGCGAATCATGTTCATTCAACGAGTTACTTGATTGTTTGTTTATGCTTAAGGATATCTCCACTATGCTGTTGGCATGTCCACATTCTGTTTGCGAGTCTCCTGATagtgaaaaactattttttagttCATTAGAATCTGTTAATACTCTTTCTGATTGTATATTAAGAAAGTTACGGGGGTTACTCATGATTATTTCTCTTGACTGTACAAAGTATGAGCTACTAGAGGACGAAAACTTCAATTCCTTACCAAAGCAAAACAAAGAGATACTTGGTGCTTCTAACcgtaagaaaaaaggaaaaaaccgTAAAGTGAAGAAATCAAATCCTTTGCCAAAGCCTACAACCGGCAGTTTAAGGCTTGTTAAAAGTACTGAG GATAAGGGAGACACATTCATGTGTGGTGATAATGTACACAGTAGTTCGTCTACTGGATTAGTTGATAGATTTCAGTGTGCTAATGCACAAAGTAGTTTGCCTAGTGGATCGGTTGACAGAGAACAACAGAAGGATCTTGATAAAGAGAGTCTCACATCTTTGATTGATATGGTT GGACATGGTGAAGGACCAGATAGTCAAACTGTTAGAAGTGCTTCAaggaagaaaaggaaagaaagaaacaagattaAAAACCCAAGTTTGATAACTTCTGGGGAAGATGGTAAATATCAGAAAAGAAATTCTCAGAAGTCCTTTATTTCTGTCAACTCCCGAGATGGGGATCCAAGGTCTGATTGTGTCGCTGTAGTAAACTCAGTTGGTCAAAGTGGATCAAAAGATTCTTGTATTGACAATGAGAAACGTGAATTGGAAATGAGCATTCCGAGTCGAAGCGGTGTGGATTGTGGCTCTGCTGGTTCTTTTGAAGGTTGCAGGAATCCCCATTTGATAAACCATTTGCCCACAGAGGGGGTAATGGGAAATGGAACGGTAGCTGTTGCAATAGAAACTACCAATAGGGATGACGATTCTGGTGTATCTTCTGTAATGCCTGTGATTGAATCTCAACTCTCCCACTCAAACTGCAAGGAGTTTAAAAAATTGAACAACAAATCAGGTTTTCTTGAGCAACAAACCAAAGTTAGTGATCCCAACAAAAAATTTAGCTCCTTAAAGGAGCAAGGAACTGTTGATGTTTATGATACAGGGTCGATGCCTTCTCCATCTTATGTTTCGTATGAGTGGCCCAGTGTAGCTCCTATTCATCTTTCATGCGGTGATTCACATCTCCCACGGGCTACTGATAGATTGCACCTTGATGTCAGTCACAACTGGAAAAGTCATTTTCGTCATTCTTTTCTACGCAATGTACGTCATGTAAGAAATTCTTCAATTGAAACAGGATGCCCTGGAATCATATCTGGACCTTTGTCAATGAGTTTAGATTGGCCCCCAATGGTGCGCAGTATCAATAGACTTGCTGCTCCATCAGTAACATGCAATTATGATGCTGGATTTATCTCTAGGAGAACTTCTTTCAAGCAGGATATAGCAGCCCAAAGCATGCACTGCAATGCGGCGAGTACTGAGGATGAAAGGGTGTATTCTGGTGACTTAATGGACGTCTCCGATCTTTCAAATTCACATGAATTGGGTGAAGACCATGATTATCACTGGATGTCTGAAGAAGAGTTAGAGGTACATGCTGTTTCTGGGGTGGACTATAATCAGTACTTTGGAGGTGGTGTTATGTATTGGAATCCTTCTGATTATCTCGGTACTAATTTTTCACGTCCTCCCTCTCTTAGCTCAGATGATAGTTCATGGGCATGGAGGGAAGCAGACATGAATAGGGCAGTTGATGATATGGTTGCCTTCTCATCTTCCTACAGTACAAATG GAAGTGAGATTACCAGCAAGGTTCTGCAGTCAGCATCGGCAGCAGATCTAGTGACAGTAGAGAATGCTTCAGGATCCTTGTCCAATTTGTCTGCTGAAGGTGAAGCAAAGTCTGTGGATTCACTTCCGTACCCCATTCTACGACCCATTGTCATTCCCAATATGTCCAGGGAGAGATCCAGATCAGATTTTAAGCGCAGTCATGATCATAAAAGTCCTTGTGTCCCTCCCAGTAGGCGGGAGCAACCTAGGATCAAGAGGCCTCCATCACCTGTTGTCCTCTGTGTTCCACGTGCTCCTCATCCACCACCTCCTTCTCCAGTTGGTGATTCTAGAAGGCACAGAGGTTTTCCAACAGTTCGGTCTGGTAGCTCCAGCCCCCGGCAGTGGGGTGTCAAAGGTTGGTTCCATGATGGAATCAATTTTGAAGAAGCATGTATACGTATGGATGGTAGTGAAGTAGTTTGGCCTGCTTGGAGGAGTAAAAGTCTCTCAGCCCATCAGTTAACACAACCTCTACCTGGAGCTTTGCTCCAGGATCGCCTCATCGCAATTTCACAGTTAACCCGCGATCAAGAACAT cCAGATGTTGCGTTCCCACTTCAACCTCCCGAAGCGCTGAACTCTACTGCAAAGAAGGCCTGTCTCGCAATGATCCATAGTCTCCTTCACGACGAAATAGAGAGCTTCTGCAAACAG GTTGCCTCTGAGAATCTGATCAGGAAGCCTTACATTAATTGGGCTGTAAAGCGTGTTGCACGTTCTCTACAAGTATTATGGCCTAGATCTCGTACAAACATTTTTGGTTCAAATGCTACTGGGTTGTCACTCCCATCGAGTGATGTGGACCTTGTGGTTTGTCTTCCTCCTGTGAGGAATCTG GAACCAATTAAAGAAGCTGGGATCTTAGAGGGGCGAAATGGGATCAAAGAAACTTGCCTTCAG CATGCAGCTAGATATCTGGCTAACCAGGAGTGGGTAAAAAATGATTCTCTGAAGATCGTGGAAAATACTGCT ATCCCGATTATAATGCTTGTGGTGGAAGTTCCACAAGACCTCATTTCTTCGTCTCTATCAAACTTACAAATGCCAAAATCTGAACCAACTCAGTTGACTGTTGAAGAAGGCAATACTTTTCAGGCTGATTCGACTTGTTCGGATTCCTCATCTTCGCCGCAGTGGTCTAAGGCGAATGAATGTGCGAAGGATGTCAAAGCCGTTCGACTTGATATTAGTTTTAAATCACCTTCACATACAGGATTACAGACCACAGAGCTG GTAAAAGAGCTCACAGAACAGTTTTCTGCTGCCACACCTCTTGCTTTGGTGCTAAAACAGTTCCTAGCAGATCGCAGTCTTGACCAGTCATATTCAGGCGGTTTGAGTTCATATTGTCTA GTACTATTGATCACACGGTTTTTGCAGCATGAACATCATCACAGTCGACCAATTGACCAA AACTTGGGGAGCCTCCTGATGGATTTTTTCTACTTCTTTGG GAATGTGTTTGATCCTCGTCAAATACGTGTCTCAATACAGGGAAGCGGCTTATACATAAATAGAGAACGAGGGTGCAGGTGTGGCAAATG CATTGATCCAATTTGCATTGATGATCCTCTGTACCCAACCAATAATGTGGGGCGGAACTGCTTTCGCATACACCAATGCATTAAG GCATTTGCAGATGCTTATTCTACGCTGGAAAATGAGATACCTTCTCTTCCTAGCAACGATGAATCTAATGCGGTACCTCAAGTTAAGCTGCTCCCAAGAATTGTTCCAAGCATTGGGGTGTCTGAGGTGTCTTAG